From one Balaenoptera acutorostrata chromosome 6, mBalAcu1.1, whole genome shotgun sequence genomic stretch:
- the LOC130708412 gene encoding NUT family member 2G-like produces MASEGASPVLGTDVTMNPGASLSTFTAVPFPPPIPGAQHRPPWQQHLPPPITPAFPPGSSLLLPAFPRTPLVANGGHGPSAPGACNLTVQVRSQGRPVEAPQTQTFVVAQAPLNWSAPGALSRSAACPAPVFIATPVMGTVATAPAVGVSQAGKGGWTPGFPPQAPPPAAQLAPIIRPVNPGPWPHGTSREGRLATNQSNASQDGSSNTQSVYSNFRRWQHLKPLARRHFHRSPDAEILTPRAYSPVLRSLARLNPNMPLEEGLRRAVQEWRRISNLDRMIYYKMAEKSQRTPEPKAPKEIPPEAVREYVDIMEALVGPVHSATGESVAECGEDGNELKQEEDSTYLDPGLLSYIDKLCSQEDFVTMVEAVIHPRFLAELLSPDPQLDLLALAEELEQEEGLTPEELVQKRLLDLKEDEGGPAAPSHSAPGMGSSPSESHAGQGA; encoded by the exons CATCTCCAGTGCTGGGAACGGATGTGACCATGAACCCCGGTGCCTCCTTGTCTACTTTCACGGCagtgcccttccctccacccattcCTGGCGCCCAGCACCGGCCACCCTGGCAGCAGCACTTGCCACCTCCCATCACCCCAGCATTCCCTCCTGGCAGCAGCCTGCTGCTGCCAGCTTTCCCCAGGACGCCTTTGGTGGCTAATGGTGGCCATGGCCCCAGTGCCCCTGGGGCTTGCAACCTCACTGTCCAAGTCAGGTCACAAGGGAGGCCAGTGGAGGCCCCCCAGACTCAGACCTTTGTCGTTGCTCAGGCCCCCCTCAACTGGAGCGCTCCAGGGGCCCTCAGCAGGAGTGCTGCATGTCCTGCACCCGTATTCATAGCAACCCCTGTGATGGGGACTGTTGCGACTGCTCCAGCTGTTGGAGTTAgtcaggctggcaagggaggctggaccccaggctttcctcctcaagctccaccaccagctgcccagctggcccctatcattcgcccagtgaaccctgggccatggccacatggcacttccagggagggccgcctggccaccaaccagtCCAACGCCTCGCAGGACGGCTCCTCTAACACCCAGAGCGTGTACAGTAACTTCCGACGTTGGCAGCACCTCAAGCCCCTGGCCCGGAGACACTTTCACCGgagtcctgatgcagaa ATACTGACCCCGAGGGCTTACAGCCCAGTGCTTCGATCCCTGGCCCGCCTGAATCCCAAcatgccgctggaggagggactgcggagggccgtgcaggaatggcggCGCATAAGCAACCTTGACCGGATGATCTACTACAAGATGGcggaaaa atcccagcggACCCCGGAGCCCAAGGCACCCAAGGAGATTCCccctgaggctgtgagggagtATGTGGACATCATGGAGGCGCTGGTGGGGCCCGTCCACTCAGCCACTGGCGAGTCAGTTGCAGAATGTGGAGAGGATGGAAATGAGCTGAAGCAGGAAGAGGACAGCACCTACTTGGACCCGGGTCTCTTGAGCTACATTGACAAGCTGTGTTCCCAGGAAGACTTTGTCACCATG gtggaggcagtcattcaccctcgattcctggcagaattgctttccccagacccacagctggatctCTTGGCCCTTGCTGAAgagctggagcaggaggaaggactcacccctgaagaa ctggtgcagaaacGACTCCTGGACTTGAAAGAGGACGAGGGTGGGCcggcagccccgagccacagtgcacccggaatgggctcaagtccatctgagtcccacgccggccaaggtgcc